The Hymenobacter sp. DG01 genome has a segment encoding these proteins:
- the surE gene encoding 5'/3'-nucleotidase SurE produces the protein MPVSAEARKPLILISNDDGITAPGIATLVRVMRRLGEVVVVAPNSPQSGMGHAITIGSSLRLDPSTIFEGVEAYECSGTPADCVKLAKHHVLKDRRPDLVVSGINHGSNSSVNVLYSGTMSAAIEAAIEGLPAIGFSLCDYGHGADFSHVEEWVEYLTRQALEHGIPSGTALNINIPKKSAAPIAGARLCRQARAKWQEEFDLRYDPYKRPYYWLLGNFVNEDQGQDTDEYALAHNYISIVPCQFDLTALHALREMNTSWQLSPTPTGKAAAAAPAPGSAQPAPGESAAGLG, from the coding sequence CTGCCCGTGTCTGCTGAAGCCCGCAAACCGCTTATTCTGATTTCCAACGACGACGGTATCACGGCCCCCGGCATTGCCACGCTCGTGCGCGTAATGCGCCGCCTGGGCGAGGTGGTGGTAGTAGCCCCTAACTCGCCCCAGTCGGGTATGGGTCACGCCATTACCATCGGTTCGTCGCTGCGCCTCGACCCCAGTACTATTTTCGAGGGAGTTGAAGCCTACGAGTGCAGCGGTACGCCTGCCGACTGCGTGAAGCTGGCCAAGCACCACGTTCTGAAGGACCGCCGGCCCGATCTGGTGGTATCCGGCATCAACCACGGCTCTAACTCCTCGGTCAATGTGCTGTACTCGGGCACCATGTCGGCGGCCATTGAGGCGGCCATCGAAGGACTGCCGGCCATCGGCTTCTCCCTCTGCGACTACGGCCACGGCGCCGATTTTTCGCACGTGGAAGAGTGGGTAGAATACCTGACGCGCCAGGCTCTGGAACACGGTATTCCCTCGGGCACGGCCCTGAACATTAACATTCCCAAGAAATCGGCGGCGCCCATTGCCGGTGCCCGCCTGTGCCGCCAGGCCCGCGCCAAGTGGCAGGAAGAGTTCGACCTGCGCTACGACCCGTACAAGCGGCCCTACTACTGGCTGCTGGGCAACTTCGTGAACGAAGATCAGGGCCAGGATACGGATGAATACGCCTTGGCTCACAACTACATATCCATCGTGCCCTGCCAGTTCGACCTCACGGCCCTGCACGCCCTCCGCGAGATGAATACCTCCTGGCAGCTCAGCCCTACCCCCACAGGAAAGGCCGCAGCCGCGGCTCCGGCCCCGGGCAGCGCCCAGCCCGCTCCCGGCGAATCGGCCGCGGGGCTGGGGTAG
- a CDS encoding DoxX family protein, which translates to MALFENRYRTHDFGLLALRVGIGVMFTIHGYPKLTGGPEAWAQVGGAMKLVGLDFAPAFWGFLAAAAEAVGGQLIAIGLFFRWACALLLVTMVVATIMHLSSGHDFNTYSHALEAAFLFFGLAFTGPGKYSVDQLLFPAPRRLY; encoded by the coding sequence ATGGCCCTGTTTGAGAACCGCTACCGCACCCACGACTTCGGCTTGCTGGCCCTGCGCGTCGGGATTGGCGTTATGTTTACCATCCACGGATACCCCAAGCTCACGGGCGGCCCCGAGGCCTGGGCCCAGGTAGGTGGTGCTATGAAGCTGGTAGGACTGGATTTCGCGCCGGCTTTCTGGGGTTTTCTGGCCGCGGCGGCTGAGGCTGTAGGAGGGCAGCTCATTGCCATTGGCTTGTTTTTCCGGTGGGCCTGCGCGCTGCTGCTGGTCACCATGGTAGTAGCCACCATCATGCACCTGAGCAGCGGCCACGATTTCAATACCTACTCGCATGCCCTGGAAGCGGCCTTTCTGTTTTTTGGGCTGGCTTTCACCGGCCCGGGGAAGTACAGCGTGGATCAGCTCCTTTTCCCGGCCCCGCGCCGACTGTACTAA
- a CDS encoding response regulator transcription factor, whose product MPTILLVEDELSLAFIVQDNLESRGFRVVHAADGQAGLALFRQAKPDLVVADVMMPRLDGFALAEQLRREHGTVPIIFLTARGQTADVVRGFEIGGNDYVRKPFSIEELVVRIQARLQPSGQPLTAPALLRIGQYEFDYPHQRLSRLGHTQELTHREAEVLYHLYIQRNQVLERRAVLQALWGDDTFFNGRSLDVYITRLRRYLTDDKQVQIVNVRGIGYKLML is encoded by the coding sequence ATGCCAACTATTCTCCTGGTCGAAGACGAATTGTCCCTGGCTTTTATCGTGCAGGATAACCTGGAGTCGCGCGGGTTCCGGGTAGTTCATGCGGCAGATGGGCAGGCCGGGCTGGCTCTGTTTCGGCAAGCAAAGCCCGACCTTGTGGTAGCCGACGTGATGATGCCCCGCCTGGATGGCTTTGCCTTGGCCGAACAGTTGCGGCGCGAACATGGCACGGTGCCCATTATTTTCCTCACGGCCCGTGGGCAGACAGCCGATGTCGTACGCGGCTTTGAAATAGGTGGCAACGATTACGTTCGCAAGCCCTTCAGCATCGAGGAATTGGTGGTCCGCATCCAAGCCCGTTTGCAACCGAGCGGCCAACCGCTTACGGCGCCTGCCCTGCTGCGCATTGGGCAGTACGAGTTCGATTATCCTCACCAGCGCTTGTCTCGCCTGGGTCACACGCAGGAACTGACTCATCGCGAAGCAGAAGTGCTGTATCACTTGTATATACAACGCAACCAGGTGCTCGAACGCCGGGCCGTGCTGCAAGCGTTGTGGGGCGATGACACATTTTTCAACGGCCGTAGCCTCGATGTGTACATCACGCGTTTACGCCGCTATCTGACGGACGACAAGCAGGTGCAAATTGTAAATGTGCGCGGCATCGGCTATAAGTTGATGCTTTGA
- a CDS encoding cell wall metabolism sensor histidine kinase WalK, whose protein sequence is MKSRALLLPWLLAGCLLGMNGFQAYWLVSTYRLTRLQFDREIHQAVVAAVQQQLLADVWAPQTPRFDLHLAGTNVSRISPRRRLMQAPTVTIQPGRGAQQDTQTSNRNPNPNYIILDDWSSGNHVGLASLTHAYRQQLHQRGIDSAAAGLDTFSLRRMPKVSALAAQPPLQTAHHPPPVLLSPAYGIYAQARPLSPTPYLWQRLGGLLGGSLLLLVLTGSCFVLVWHTLRAQRKLAEVKNDFINNMTHELKTPLATVAAAVETLECFGLQADPQKARTYLHIARTELRRLADLVDKVLTIATEEQAHLVLHPEAVRPAELVQAAVRRHQLQADKPVHFQLEMAPDEVIQADRFHLEGAINNLLDNAIKYSTESVSIQVSSRRTAGGWQMTVQDDGIGIAGSDQAAVFDRFFRVPTGNLHPVKGFGLGLYYVRQVAERHGGHVTLRSELGQGSAFSLWLPTA, encoded by the coding sequence ATGAAATCCCGCGCGCTTCTTCTTCCCTGGCTATTAGCCGGTTGCCTGCTGGGCATGAATGGGTTTCAGGCCTATTGGCTGGTCAGCACGTACCGACTCACCCGCCTGCAGTTTGACCGGGAGATACACCAGGCCGTAGTGGCGGCGGTGCAGCAGCAACTGCTGGCCGACGTGTGGGCTCCGCAAACGCCTCGCTTCGACCTGCACCTGGCAGGCACCAATGTTTCCCGCATTAGCCCTCGCCGTCGTCTCATGCAAGCGCCAACGGTCACTATTCAGCCCGGACGCGGCGCTCAACAGGATACTCAAACGAGTAATCGTAACCCTAACCCTAATTATATCATCTTAGACGACTGGAGCAGCGGTAACCACGTGGGCCTGGCCAGCTTAACGCATGCTTACCGGCAGCAACTCCACCAGCGCGGCATTGATTCGGCAGCGGCCGGGCTCGATACCTTTTCGCTGAGGCGCATGCCGAAGGTATCTGCGTTAGCTGCCCAACCACCCCTGCAGACGGCCCACCACCCGCCACCGGTACTCCTTAGTCCTGCGTATGGCATCTACGCGCAGGCCCGTCCGTTGTCGCCTACCCCGTACCTCTGGCAGCGTTTGGGCGGTTTGCTCGGTGGCTCCCTGCTCCTGCTCGTGCTAACCGGCAGTTGCTTCGTGCTGGTATGGCACACACTGCGCGCTCAGCGCAAGCTGGCGGAGGTCAAAAATGACTTTATCAATAACATGACGCACGAGTTAAAAACGCCGCTGGCAACCGTGGCGGCGGCCGTTGAAACCCTCGAGTGCTTTGGCTTGCAGGCCGACCCGCAGAAAGCCCGGACTTACCTGCACATTGCCCGCACCGAGTTGCGACGCCTCGCCGACTTAGTTGATAAAGTCCTGACCATCGCCACGGAAGAACAGGCCCACTTGGTGTTGCATCCGGAAGCAGTACGACCAGCCGAGTTGGTACAGGCAGCCGTGCGCCGGCACCAGCTACAAGCCGACAAGCCGGTGCATTTCCAGCTCGAAATGGCCCCAGACGAGGTGATACAGGCCGACCGTTTCCATCTGGAAGGCGCGATTAACAACTTGCTCGATAACGCCATTAAGTATTCCACGGAATCCGTATCCATCCAGGTAAGTAGCCGTCGTACGGCCGGTGGCTGGCAAATGACGGTGCAGGATGATGGCATCGGGATTGCCGGCAGTGACCAAGCGGCGGTGTTTGACCGCTTTTTTCGCGTGCCAACCGGCAACCTGCATCCGGTGAAAGGGTTCGGGCTGGGGCTCTATTATGTGCGCCAGGTGGCGGAACGCCACGGCGGCCACGTTACCCTGCGCAGCGAACTGGGTCAGGGCAGCGCCTTTAGTTTGTGGCTGCCGACCGCGTAG
- a CDS encoding DUF6624 domain-containing protein translates to MRQLISTHSARLLLPALTLLQAPARGEAYVKPRLFKLYLLLLLMAMIGRTDATAQRTPPAVLFPHLSQTLDILAYVDQWPMQRMFQQQPDSAGRNLEEVEKENYARHQPILEKIVRQYGYPGFRQVGEKSSTNFWLLVQHAGAYPRFQRQVLRLMKPEVKRKNANPVNYAYLTDRVALNTGHLGEYGTQVIYEGAGPTIRAVARPLRKPAHVNKRRAAVGLEPLETYLENTTNMTREMSVPKGLVK, encoded by the coding sequence ATGCGACAACTAATCAGTACTCATTCGGCACGCCTCCTCCTACCCGCCCTGACTCTCCTGCAGGCTCCCGCCAGAGGGGAAGCCTACGTGAAGCCACGCCTCTTTAAGCTGTACTTATTGCTTCTGCTCATGGCAATGATTGGGCGTACGGATGCCACTGCCCAACGTACGCCGCCGGCCGTGCTGTTTCCCCATTTAAGCCAAACACTTGATATCCTAGCGTACGTTGACCAGTGGCCTATGCAGCGTATGTTTCAGCAGCAGCCCGACAGTGCCGGCCGCAATCTGGAGGAGGTTGAGAAAGAAAATTATGCTCGCCACCAGCCCATTCTGGAAAAAATTGTGCGCCAGTACGGATATCCTGGATTCCGGCAGGTAGGCGAAAAAAGCTCTACCAATTTTTGGCTGTTGGTGCAGCACGCTGGTGCCTACCCCAGATTTCAACGTCAGGTGCTCAGATTGATGAAGCCGGAAGTAAAACGCAAAAACGCCAATCCGGTTAATTACGCCTATCTGACGGACCGGGTCGCGCTTAATACGGGGCACCTCGGAGAGTATGGCACCCAGGTTATCTACGAAGGTGCTGGCCCGACGATACGAGCCGTAGCGAGGCCTTTGCGTAAGCCCGCCCACGTCAATAAGCGTAGAGCCGCTGTTGGTTTGGAACCACTGGAAACCTATCTGGAAAACACAACCAATATGACCCGCGAGATGAGTGTCCCAAAAGGCTTGGTAAAATAA
- a CDS encoding M14 family metallopeptidase, with protein sequence MLALLLSSFLLTGPTLPPTDWRTPFEKGNGNTTTTHAECISYYQQLDAAYPEVQLREVGSTDSGRPLHEVVVSLDGDFEPASLRGKSKRVVFIQNGIHPGEPEGIDASMMLARDYVQKKELRRQLADVVLVFIPIYNVDGSLNRNSTTRTNQNGPESYGFRGNARNLDLNRDYIKQDSRNARSFAQLFQRWQPDIYVDTHTSNGADYQYTMTLIATQKDKLHPALSQYLQQKLLPSLYGGMDQKKWYLTPYVDFEGRTPDARGLVGFLETPRYSTGYTTLFNTIGFVTETHMLKAYTPRVKATYDFLDLLIKTVHQDAAAIAQARATAAEQTRTQQQFALGWRLDTTAAERFSFRGFEGKTKPSEVSGLPRLTYDRKTPYTKSIPYYNTFRPTATVQRPRAYVVPQAWGEVVDRLRLSGVQLRQLPADTTISGEVYYIQDYKTSPRPYEGHYLHSQVQVRPVRQSLPFLRGDYVVTLSQPAARYLIETLEPQATDSFFAWGFFDSILQQKEHFSDYVFEDIAAELLRRKPELRAQLEAKKKAEPAFAASAQAQLDWVYRQSEHYEPSYLRYPVLRVL encoded by the coding sequence ATGCTCGCACTGCTCCTGTCCTCCTTCCTGCTGACTGGCCCCACCCTACCCCCCACCGACTGGCGAACCCCTTTCGAGAAAGGCAACGGCAACACCACTACCACCCACGCCGAGTGCATCAGCTACTACCAGCAGCTCGACGCGGCCTACCCTGAGGTTCAGCTGCGTGAGGTGGGTAGCACCGACAGCGGCCGGCCCCTGCACGAGGTGGTGGTATCTTTGGATGGCGACTTCGAGCCGGCTTCCTTGCGCGGTAAGAGCAAGCGGGTGGTATTTATTCAGAACGGCATTCACCCGGGCGAGCCGGAGGGTATTGACGCCAGTATGATGCTGGCCCGGGACTACGTGCAGAAAAAGGAGCTGCGCCGCCAATTAGCTGATGTGGTACTCGTGTTCATCCCGATTTATAACGTGGATGGCTCCCTGAACCGCAATTCCACTACCCGTACCAACCAGAATGGGCCCGAGAGCTACGGCTTCCGGGGCAACGCCCGCAACCTCGACCTGAACCGGGACTATATCAAGCAGGACTCGCGCAATGCGCGGTCATTCGCTCAGCTGTTTCAGCGCTGGCAGCCCGACATCTACGTGGACACCCACACCTCCAACGGGGCCGACTACCAGTACACCATGACGCTCATTGCCACGCAGAAAGACAAGCTGCATCCGGCCCTGAGCCAGTACCTGCAGCAGAAGCTGCTGCCCTCTCTGTACGGAGGCATGGACCAGAAGAAGTGGTACCTGACGCCCTACGTCGATTTTGAGGGCCGTACTCCTGATGCCCGCGGCCTGGTAGGCTTTCTGGAAACGCCGCGCTACTCCACGGGCTACACTACCCTGTTCAACACCATTGGGTTCGTGACGGAAACCCACATGCTGAAGGCCTACACGCCCCGCGTAAAAGCCACCTACGACTTCCTGGACCTGCTGATTAAAACCGTACACCAGGACGCTGCCGCCATTGCCCAGGCCCGCGCCACGGCCGCCGAGCAAACCCGCACCCAGCAGCAGTTTGCGCTGGGCTGGCGCCTGGATACTACGGCCGCTGAGCGCTTCAGCTTCCGGGGCTTCGAGGGCAAGACCAAGCCCAGCGAGGTCAGCGGCCTGCCCCGCCTCACCTACGACCGGAAGACGCCCTACACCAAATCCATTCCGTACTACAACACCTTCCGCCCCACCGCAACGGTGCAGCGGCCCCGGGCTTACGTGGTGCCCCAAGCCTGGGGCGAGGTAGTGGACCGCCTGCGCCTGTCGGGGGTGCAGCTGCGGCAGCTCCCGGCCGATACCACCATCAGCGGGGAGGTGTATTACATTCAGGACTACAAAACCAGCCCCCGCCCCTACGAAGGCCACTACCTTCACTCCCAGGTGCAGGTGCGCCCCGTGCGCCAGAGCCTGCCCTTCCTGCGCGGCGACTACGTGGTAACGCTCAGCCAGCCGGCGGCTCGCTACCTCATCGAAACCCTCGAACCCCAGGCCACCGACTCGTTTTTTGCCTGGGGCTTTTTTGACAGTATTCTGCAGCAGAAAGAGCACTTCTCCGACTATGTGTTCGAGGACATAGCAGCGGAACTCCTGCGCCGCAAGCCGGAGTTGCGCGCTCAGCTGGAAGCCAAAAAGAAAGCCGAGCCCGCCTTCGCGGCCAGCGCTCAGGCCCAACTCGACTGGGTGTATCGCCAATCGGAGCACTACGAGCCGAGCTACCTGCGCTACCCTGTGCTGCGGGTGCTGTAA
- a CDS encoding bifunctional 3,4-dihydroxy-2-butanone-4-phosphate synthase/GTP cyclohydrolase II produces MLDSIEDAIADIRAGKVVVVVDDEDRENEGDFICAARCATPEVINFMATHGRGLVCAPLIEQRCEELGLELMVGRNTALHSTPFTVSIDLLKNGVTTGISASDRSKTILALIDPDTKPEELGKPGHIFPLKARKEGVLRRAGHTEAAIDLARLAGFEPAGVLVEILKEDGEMARLPELREIADKWDLKLISVQDLIKYRLEKESLIVREISVKLPTDYGDFDLIAYTQRSTNAQHLALVKGDISGPEPVLVRVHSSCVTGDIFGSCRCDCGPQLHRAMQQIEREGRGVIVYMNQEGRGIGLLNKLRAYKLQEQGRDTVEANIELGFGMDERDYGVGAALLRDLGISKMRLLSNNPRKRTGLMGYGLEIVESVAIEVEPNEHNERYLTTKRDKLGHTILHKDRTPHPDVTPTAAE; encoded by the coding sequence ATGCTGGATTCCATCGAAGACGCCATTGCCGATATCCGCGCCGGAAAGGTAGTGGTGGTTGTGGACGACGAAGACCGTGAAAACGAAGGCGACTTTATCTGCGCCGCCCGTTGTGCCACCCCCGAAGTTATCAATTTCATGGCCACCCACGGCCGCGGCCTGGTGTGCGCCCCGCTCATTGAGCAGCGCTGCGAAGAGTTGGGTCTGGAGCTGATGGTAGGCCGCAACACGGCCCTGCACTCCACGCCTTTCACTGTCAGCATTGACTTGCTGAAAAACGGCGTAACCACCGGTATTTCCGCTTCTGACCGCTCCAAAACCATTCTGGCCCTCATCGACCCCGATACCAAGCCCGAGGAGCTGGGCAAGCCGGGCCACATCTTCCCCCTGAAAGCCCGCAAGGAAGGCGTGCTGCGCCGCGCCGGCCACACTGAGGCCGCCATCGACCTGGCCCGCCTTGCCGGGTTCGAGCCGGCCGGGGTGCTGGTAGAGATTCTGAAGGAGGACGGGGAAATGGCCCGCCTGCCGGAGCTGCGCGAAATTGCCGATAAATGGGACCTGAAACTGATTTCGGTGCAGGACCTGATTAAGTATCGCCTCGAGAAGGAAAGCCTCATCGTGCGGGAAATTTCGGTGAAGCTCCCTACCGACTACGGCGACTTCGATCTGATTGCTTACACCCAGCGCAGCACCAACGCCCAGCACCTGGCTCTGGTGAAAGGCGACATTTCGGGCCCCGAGCCCGTTCTGGTACGCGTGCACAGCTCCTGTGTAACCGGTGACATCTTCGGAAGCTGCCGCTGCGACTGTGGCCCCCAGCTGCACCGCGCCATGCAACAGATTGAGCGCGAAGGCCGTGGCGTTATCGTGTACATGAACCAGGAGGGCCGCGGCATTGGCCTCCTAAACAAGCTGCGCGCCTATAAGCTGCAGGAGCAGGGCCGCGACACCGTAGAGGCGAACATCGAGCTGGGCTTTGGCATGGATGAGCGGGATTACGGGGTAGGCGCCGCCCTACTCCGCGACCTGGGCATCAGCAAGATGCGCCTGCTATCCAACAACCCGCGCAAGCGCACCGGCCTGATGGGCTACGGCCTCGAAATCGTGGAATCGGTAGCTATTGAGGTAGAGCCCAACGAGCACAATGAGCGCTACCTCACTACCAAGCGCGACAAGCTGGGCCACACCATTCTGCACAAAGACCGCACCCCGCATCCCGATGTGACGCCCACGGCGGCGGAGTAA
- the proC gene encoding pyrroline-5-carboxylate reductase: MRIAILGCGNMGMAFAKAFLHYNLVARTDLLLLGRHQEHCQRLATAHPGLPSAELTPAVGTYDVVLVAVKPQDFGKIAEGLRAVLQPEQVVVSIMAGIPIARLQRELGHQQVLRAMPNTPALLGMGITGFSAAPEVERSRLHQVENLLNATGRSIFLEDESLLDAVTAVSGSGPAYFYYIVQAMMRAGQELGFSESVAGLLVKQTMLGAYHLLNTSDKTPDELIAAVASKGGTTEAALREFQAGSLAETLAAGIKAAQHRATELARE, from the coding sequence CTGCGTATCGCCATTCTGGGCTGTGGCAACATGGGTATGGCCTTCGCCAAAGCCTTTCTGCACTACAACCTCGTGGCTCGCACCGACCTGTTGCTGCTGGGCCGCCATCAGGAACACTGCCAACGCCTGGCAACCGCCCACCCCGGCCTGCCCAGCGCCGAGCTGACGCCCGCCGTGGGCACCTACGATGTGGTGCTGGTGGCCGTGAAGCCCCAGGACTTTGGCAAAATAGCCGAGGGCCTACGCGCCGTACTGCAACCAGAGCAGGTGGTAGTGTCCATCATGGCGGGCATCCCGATTGCGCGGCTGCAGCGGGAGCTGGGGCACCAGCAGGTGCTGCGGGCCATGCCCAACACGCCGGCCTTGCTGGGCATGGGCATCACCGGGTTTTCGGCCGCGCCGGAGGTAGAGCGCAGCCGCCTGCACCAGGTAGAAAACCTGCTGAACGCCACCGGACGCTCTATTTTCCTGGAAGATGAAAGCCTCCTGGACGCCGTAACGGCCGTGAGCGGCAGCGGGCCTGCCTACTTCTATTACATCGTGCAGGCCATGATGCGGGCCGGGCAGGAGTTGGGCTTCTCCGAATCGGTAGCCGGGCTGCTGGTGAAGCAAACCATGCTGGGCGCCTACCATCTGCTCAACACCTCCGACAAAACTCCCGACGAGCTGATTGCCGCCGTGGCCTCAAAAGGAGGCACCACCGAAGCTGCCCTGCGCGAATTTCAGGCCGGCAGCCTGGCCGAAACCCTGGCTGCCGGCATAAAAGCCGCCCAGCACCGCGCCACCGAGCTGGCCAGAGAGTAA